From a single Brassica oleracea var. oleracea cultivar TO1000 chromosome C5, BOL, whole genome shotgun sequence genomic region:
- the LOC106294763 gene encoding neuroguidin, translating to MMEEIKKPGLVETIKREAPQLATLLREMKEGLDVVRSKVEALTAKVKADSYPTADGMSYLEAKHLLLLSYCQCLVYYLLRKAKGFSIDGHPVVRSLVEIRMFLEKIRPIDKKLQYQIQKLTTGGASVAEQTLSEGKETEKSEDVSNYKPKPDLLADKMEDEPLDGVYRPPKFAPMSMDDKTSKQERDAARKEKHLLRQATENTYMKDVLDELEDRPEEIRDWHGAESKEQRKFMAQYERQQEVEEELFARAPRTKEDKKREKRLKSRSGLHGLTESFDDEFKFLDEDGEKPSSFGGSGRKSGGRSKRRKTRH from the exons ATGATGGAGGAGATTAAAAAACCGGGCCTTGTCGAAACAATAAAGAG AGAAGCTCCACAGCTAGCAACACTGCTGAGAGAAATGAAGGAAGGCCTAGATGTGGTTAGGAGCAAAGTTGAGGCTCTCACTGCAAAG GTAAAAGCAGACAGTTATCCGACAGCGGATGGGATGAGTTACCTCGAGGCAAAGCATCTGTTACTCCTAAGCTATTGCCAGTGTCTCGTGTATTATCTGCTAAGGAAGGCAAAAGGCTTCTCTATCGACGGCCATCCTGTTGTGAGGAGCCTTGTTGAGATACGAATGTTTCTAGAAAAG ATTCGTCCCATAGACAAAAAGCTTCAGTACCAAATTCAGAAGCTCACCACAGGCGGTGCGTCTGTTGCTGAACAAACCCTCTCTGAGGGAAAGGAAACCGAAAAATCTGAAGACGTTTCTAATTATAAGCCCAAGCCAGACTTGCTTGCTGACAAAATGGAGGATGAACCATTG GATGGAGTTTATCGGCCTCCTAAGTTTGCTCCTATGTCTATGGATGACAAGACGTCAAAACAAGAGAGAGACGCTGCTAGAAAAGAAAAGCACCTTTTGAGACAAGCCACTGAAAACACATACATGAAAGATGTGTTGGACGAGCTCGAGGACAGGCCTGAAGAG ATCAGAGACTGGCATGGTGCTGAGAGCAAGGAACAGAGGAAGTTCATGGCACAGTATGAAAGGCAACAAGAGGTTGAAGAAGAACTCTTTGCCCGAGCACCTCGCACTAAGGAGGATAAGAAGAGAGAGAAGCGCTTGAAGTCACGCAGTGG GTTGCATGGACTTACCGAGAGTTTTGACGACGAGTTCAAGTTCTTGGATGAAGACGGTGAAAAGCCATCAAGCTTTGGTGGCAGCGGCCGTAAAAGTGGAGGAAGATCCAAGAGAAGAAAG ACGAGGCATTGA
- the LOC106294761 gene encoding uncharacterized protein LOC106294761, translating into MGNNSSSNTNLSNPKNRLLEEHHHHDKLKTHSPTSRVSFLRSPLPWLFMFLFFLPLILISTTGGGGRKTCSPTYPHLSIKDQTNSSSVLKDPEEHEEEEEDDDVPPRVPSLYPRRPRMFNTTLDHVVFGIAASSVLWETRKEYIKSWWRPGKTRGVVWIDKRVRTYRNEPLPQIRISQDTSRFRYTHPVGDRSAVRISRVVTETLRLGLKGVRWFVMGDDDTVFVVDNVVNVLSKYDHTQFYYVGSSSEAHVQNIFFSYSMAFGGGGFAISYALAVELSKMQDRCIQRYPGLYGSDDRIQACMTELGVPLTKEPGFHQYDVYGDLLGLLGAHPVAPLVTLHHIDVVQPIFPKMKRSRALRHLMSSAELDSASIFQQSICYDQSRFWSISVSWGFSVQIIRGIISPRELEMPSRTFLNWFRRADYIGYAFNTRPVSRHPCQRPFVFYVNSAKYDEGRRQVIGYYNLDKTRRFPGCRWRLDSPGKIDSVVVLKRPDPLRWHKSPRRDCCRVLPSRRNTTMYIWVGNCGDGEISELEHPKQ; encoded by the exons ATGGGAAACAACTCAAGCTCCAACACGAATCTAAGCAACCCTAAGAACAGACTTCTAGAAGAACATCACCACCACGACAAGCTCAAAACTCACAGCCCCACTTCTCGTGTCTCTTTCCTCCGATCTCCACTGCCATGGCTTTTCATGTTCCTCTTCTTCCTCCCGTTGATTCTCATCTCCACCACAGGAGGAGGCGGACGGAAGACGTGCAGCCCCACCTATCCTCACCTCTCCATCAAAGACCAAACAAACTCTTCCTCTGTCCTCAAAGACCCTGAGGAACATGAAGAAGAAGAAGAAGACGACGATGTCCCTCCGCGTGTGCCTTCTCTTTACCCTCGCCGGCCAAGGATGTTCAACACGACGCTCGATCACGTCGTGTTCGGTATCGCCGCGTCTTCCGTTCTGTGGGAGACGAGGAAAGAGTACATCAAGTCGTGGTGGCGACCTGGCAAGACACGTGGCGTCGTCTGGATCGACAAGAGAGTCCGTACTTACCGTAATGAACCACTTCCTCAGATCAGAATCTCTCAGGACACCTCACGTTTCCG GTACACGCATCCGGTGGGAGACAGATCTGCGGTGAGGATATCAAGAGTAGTGACGGAGACGCTAAGATTAGGGCTTAAAGGGGTACGGTGGTTTGTGATGGGTGACGATGATACGGTCTTTGTGGTGGACAATGTGGTTAATGTCCTCTCAAAGTATGACCACACTCAGTTCTACTACGTTGGTAGCTCATCAGAGGCTCACGTTCAGAACATCTTCTTCTCATACTCCATGGCGTTTGGTGGGGGTGGATTCGCCATTAGCTACGCTTTGGCCGTTGAGCTCTCGAAAATGCAGGACCGTTGTATTCAACGGTACCCTGGTCTTTACGGTAGTGACGATCGCATCCAAGCTTGTATGACTGAGCTCGGCGTACCACTAACCAAAGAGCCTGGCTTCCACCAG TATGATGTTTACGGGGACCTGTTGGGGCTATTAGGAGCCCATCCAGTGGCTCCTTTGGTGACACTCCACCACATCGACGTAGTGCAGCCTATATTCCCTAAGATGAAACGCTCACGTGCCCTCAGACACCTCATGTCATCGGCAGAACTCGACTCAGCCAGCATATTCCAGCAGTCCATCTGCTACGACCAGAGCCGGTTCTGGTCCATCTCTGTATCATGGGGCTTCTCCGTCCAGATAATCCGAGGCATCATTTCACCTCGCGAGCTTGAGATGCCTTCGAGAACGTTCCTCAACTGGTTCCGCAGGGCTGACTACATCGGCTACGCGTTCAACACGAGGCCCGTGTCGAGACATCCGTGTCAGAGACCGTTTGTGTTTTACGTAAACTCGGCTAAGTATGATGAAGGACGTCGCCAAGTGATTGGATACTATAACTTGGACAAGACGAGACGGTTCCCTGGATGCAGATGGAGGTTGGATTCGCCTGGAAAGATCGATTCCGTCGTCGTTTTGAAGCGACCTGATCCACTCCGATGGCACAAG TCACCGAGGAGAGATTGTTGCAGAGTGTTGCCGAGTCGGAGAAACACAACGATGTATATTTGGGTTGGAAACTGCGGAGACGGAGAGATCAGTGAGCTCGAACATCCTAAGCAGTAA
- the LOC106294762 gene encoding probable serine/threonine-protein kinase RLCKVII, with the protein MGCFGCGKRSSKRSEPNKDKYNSDTVKNKKTVGGTSDKRDDQTQSCSDSTKVSPYRDVNNDAVVVVKEKEDQLALDVKGLNLNDQATGKKAQTFTFQELASATGNFRSDCFLGEGGFGKVYKGTLEKLDQVVAIKQLDRNGAQGIREFVVEVLTLSLADHPNLVKLIGFCAEGDQRLLVYEYMPLGSLEDHLHDLPSGKKPLDWNTRMKIAAGAARGLEYLHDRMKPPVIYRDLKCSNILLGEDYQPKLSDFGLAKVGPSGDKTHVSTRVMGTYGYCAPDYAMTGQLTFKSDIYSFGVVLLELITGRKAIDNTKARKDQNLVGWARPLFKDRRNFPKMVDPLLQGQYPVRGLYQALAISAMCVQEQPSMRPVVSDVVLALNFLASSKYDPNSPSSSRRRNGSFRRDGEEKRPDLVKEAESDGSS; encoded by the exons ATGGGTTGTTTCGGATGCGGTAAGAGATCGAGCAAACGATCGGAGCCCAACAAAGATAAATACAACAGCGATACTGTGAAAAACAAGAAGACCGTCGGTGGTACAAGCGATAAGAGAGACGATCAGACTCAATCCTGTTCAG ATTCGACAAAAGTCAGTCCATATCGAGATGTAAATAACGATGCAGTTGTTGTTGTTAAGGAGAAGGAGGATCAGTTAGCTCTTGACGTCAAGGGTTTGAATTTAAACGACCAAGCCACAGGGAAGAAAGCACAGACTTTTACATTCCAAGAGCTTGCATCTGCCACTGGGAACTTTAGGTCCGATTGTTTTCTTGGCGAAGGAGGTTTTGGAAAAGTGTACAAGGGAACTTTAGAGAAACTTGATCAG GTTGTTGCAATCAAGCAACTTGACCGTAACGGTGCTCAAGGAATCAGGGAGTTTGTGGTCGAGGTGTTGACACTAAGTCTCGCTGACCATCCCAATCTCGTGAAGCTTATTGGGTTTTGCGCTGAAGGTGATCAGAGACTGTTGGTCTATGAGTACATGCCGCTAGGATCTCTTGAAGACCATCTACACG ATCTCCCTTCTGGTAAAAAGCCACTTGATTGGAACACACGGATGAAAATAGCAGCGGGTGCAGCGAGAGGTCTAGAGTATCTGCACGATAGAATGAAACCTCCTGTGATCTACCGTGATCTCAAATGTTCGAATATCTTGCTTGGTGAAGACTATCAACCGAAACTATCGGACTTTGGTCTGGCTAAAGTCGGACCAAGCGGGGATAAAACTCACGTCTCAACGAGAGTTATGGGAACGTACGGATACTGTGCTCCTGACTACGCTATGACGGGTCAGCTCACGTTTAAATCCGATATATACAGCTTTGGAGTAGTTCTTCTGGAGCTTATCACTGGAAGGAAGGCTATTGATAATACAAAAGCGCGTAAAGATCAAAACTTGGTCGGATGG GCACGGCCGTTGTTTAAAGACAGGAGGAACTTTCCGAAGATGGTTGATCCATTGCTTCAAGGACAATACCCTGTGAGAGGATTGTACCAAGCGCTTGCGATCTCAGCGATGTGCGTACAAGAGCAGCCGAGCATGAGACCTGTTGTATCAGACGTAGTGTTGGCTCTCAACTTCTTAGCTTCTTCCAAATACGATCCGAATAGTCCTAGCAGCAGCAGGAGAAGGAACGGTTCTTTTCGCAGAGATGGTGAAGAGAAGAGACCGGATCTAGTCAAAGAAGCCGAATCTGATGGGTCTTCGTAG
- the LOC106294764 gene encoding L-ascorbate peroxidase 1, cytosolic-like — MTKNYPAVSEEYQKAIEKCKRKLRGLIAEKNCAPIMVRLAWHSAGTFDCASRTGGPFGTMRFDDELAHGANNGLHIALRLLEPIREQFPTISHADFHQLAGVVAVEVTGGPEIPFHPGREDKPQPPPEGRLPDATKGCDHLRQVFLKQMGLTDQDIVALSGAHTLGRCHKDRSGFEGAWTSNPLIFDNSYFKELLSGEKEGLFQLPSDKALLDDPVFRPLVEKYAADEEAFFTDYAEAHLKLSELGFADA, encoded by the exons ATGACGAAGAACTACCCAGCTGTTAGCGAGGAGTACCAGAAGGCTATTGAGAAGTGCAAGAGGAAGCTGAGAGGCTTGATCGCTGAGAAGAACTGTGCACCAATCATGGTTCGCCTCGC ATGGCACTCTGCTGGAACATTCGATTGCGCCTCGAGGACTGGTGGTCCATTCGGAACAATGAGGTTTGACGATGAGCTGGCTCATGGAGCCAACAATGGTCTCCACATTGCTCTTAGGTTGTTGGAGCCCATCAGGGAGCAGTTCCCTACCATCTCCCATGCTGATTTCCATCAG CTTGCTGGTGTTGTGGCTGTTGAAGTCACTGGTGGACCTGAGATTCCTTTCCACCCTGGAAGAGAG GACAAGCCCCAGCCACCTCCAGAGGGTCGTCTCCCTGATGCTACAAAGGGCTGCGACCACTTGAGGCAGGTCTTCTTAAAGCAGATGGGTTTAACTGACCAGGACATTGTCGCTCTGTCTGGTGCCCACACTCTG GGAAGATGCCACAAGGATAGGTCTGGCTTCGAAGGTGCCTGGACTTCAAACCCTCTTATCTTCGACAACTCTTACTTCAA GGAACTCTTGAGCGGGGAGAAGGAAGGTCTTTTTCAGCTCCCTTCTGATAAGGCTCTGTTGGACGATCCCGTCTTCCGTCCTCTTGTTGAGAAATACGCTGCT GACGAGGAAGCATTTTTCACTGATTACGCTGAGGCCCACTTGAAGCTTTCTGAGCTCGG GTTTGCTGATGCTTAA
- the LOC106293361 gene encoding LOB domain-containing protein 1 has translation MASFMMSAGSPHFVYNSIYTTYLPKSTSPSKQLIMLDMESKCDASAAIISASPTSSPPPPQLSPRLVLSPCAACKILRRRCGDKCVLAPYFPPTEPAKFTIAHRVFGASNIIKLLQELPESQRTDAVNSMVYEAGARIRDPIYGCAGAIYNLQRQVSELQAQLAKAQVEIVSMQLQRSNLLELIHNMDQPNQELHNMSFDSSFGNCDEFISSPDEESNDFGLLEDIKYPNTIPSTLWCDPLWI, from the exons ATGGCGTCATTTATGATGTCAGCCGGGTCACCTCACTTTGTCTATAATTCTATATATACCACATATCTACCAAAAAGCACTTCACCCTCAAAACAATTGATAATGCTTGATATGGAGAGTAAGTGTGACGCTTCTGCCGCTATCATCTCTGCTTCTCCAACCTCTTCTCCTCCTCCACCACAGCTTTCACCACGTTTGGTGCTTAGCCCATGCGCTGCTTGCAAAATCTTGAGGCGGCGTTGCGGAGATAAATGCGTTTTGGCTCCCTACTTCCCTCCAACGGAGCCAGCCAAGTTCACTATCGCCCACCGTGTGTTTGGAGCCAGCAACATCATTAAGCTCTTGCAG GAACTTCCCGAATCACAAAGAACTGATGCGGTGAACAGTATGGTGTATGAAGCTGGAGCTAGAATCAGAGACCCAATATATGGATGTGCGGGTGCCATATACAATCTACAAAGACAAGTGAGTGAACTCCAAGCACAGCTAGCAAAAGCTCAAGTGGAGATAGTGAGTATGCAGTTACAAAGATCAAATCTACTAGAATTGATTCACAACATGGACCAACCAAACCAAGAGCTACACAATATGTCCTTTGATAGTTCCTTTGGAAATTGTGATGAGTTCATTAGCAGCCCGGACGAAGAGAGCAATGATTTTGGATTACTTGAAGACATCAAGTACCCCAACACCATTCCATCAACGCTGTGGTGTGATCCTCTTTGGATATGA
- the LOC106295916 gene encoding uncharacterized protein LOC106295916 has product MDATSGSSDRCEAVTNQFGVLTLEERNANVPVNHSVQNPKSYGAISGSSSSASEVVNYLEDFAVDKSTHCRAQIRATFYPKFENEKTDQEIRTRMIEMVSKGLATLEVSLKHSGSLFMYAGHMGGAYAKNSFGNIFTAVGVFVLSRMFREAWGTMASKEEAEFNDFLEKNRMCVSMELVTAVLGDHGQRPLDDYVVVTAVTELGNGKPKFYSTSEIIAFCRTWRLPTNHVWLFSTRKSVTSFFAAFDALCEEGIATSVCRALDEVADISVPGSKDHVKVQGEILEGLVARIVSSGSARDMENVLRDHPPPTCDGANLALGLSLRETCAANRCNEEQQIRALLTSVGPSFCPSDLDWFGDDSVESHSKNADKSVVTKFLESQPADYTTSKLQEMVRLMKERRLPAAFKCYQNFHRANDVSPDNLFYKLVVHVHSDSGFRRYQKEMRNMPGLWPLYRGFFVDINLFKSNKGRDPMAVECIDKAVKDAGENCGQQGKDGLDDADANLMIKLKFLTYKLRTFLIRNGLSILFKEGPASYRAFYLRRMKIWGISDGKQKELCKMLDEWAAHIRKKCGNKQLSSSLYLSEAEPFLEQYAGRSPKNQGLIGSAGNLVRAEDFLALVDGDLDEEGDLVKKERVAPATPEPAVKEAVQKDGGLIVFFPGIPGSAKSALCKELLNPPGGLGDDRPVHSLMGDLVKGKYWPKVADECRKKPQSIILADKNAPNEDVWRQIEDMCRRTRATAVPVVADSEGTESNPYSLDALAVFIFRVLQRVNHPGNLDKASSNAGYVILMFYHLYEGKNRKEFEGELIERFGSVVKIPLLRSDRSPLPVPVKSILEEGIDLFQLHSRRHGRLESAKGTYAVEWTKWENQLRNTLIANSEYINYVQVPFESAVQQVREELKRIAKGEYKPPSSEKTKHGSITFAAINLPVTQVHSLLEKLAASNPTMRSFLEGKKKSIEEKLERAHVTLAHKRSHGVAAVARYGQHLNREVPIQLTELIFNDKMAAFTAHVGSVDGETIVCKNEWPHVTLWTAEGVTAKEANTLPQLYADGKASRMVIDPPASVSGPLEFF; this is encoded by the exons ATGGATGCTACATCTGGATCCAGTGATCGTTGTGAAGCAGTAACCAACCAATTTGGTGTGTTGACTCTTGAGGAAAGGAACGCTAATGTTCCAGTCAACCACAGTGTCCAAAACCCTAAGTCATATGGAGCCATTAGTGGATCGTCGTCTTCGGCATCAGAAGTCGTTAATTACTTGGAGGATTTTGCGGTGGACAAGTCTACTCATTGTCGTGCCCAGATCAGAGCCACTTTCTATCCAAAGTTTGAGAATGAAAAGACTGACCAAGAA ATAAGAACACGGATGATTGAGATGGTGTCTAAAGGTTTAGCAACGCTGGAG GTCTCTCTTAAGCACTCAGGCTCTCTCTTTATGTACGCCGGTCACATGGGTGGAGCATATGCAAAGAACAGTTTTGGTAACAT TTTTACTGCGGTTGGTGTTTTTGTTCTTTCTCGGATGTTTAGGGAGGCTTGGGGAACTATGGCGTCAAAGGAGGAGGCAGAGTTTAATGATTTTCTTGAG AAAAATCGCATGTGTGTATCTATGGAACTGGTAACAGCTGTTCTCGGAGATCATGGTCAACGCCCACTGGATGACTATG TAGTAGTGACGGCTGTTACCGAGTTAGGTAATGGTAAGCCCAAGTTCTATTCAACTTCCGAAATAATTGCGTTTTGCCGGACTTGGCGTCTACCAACAAATCATGTTTGGCTGTTTTCCACAAG GAAATCAGTGACCTCTTTTTTCGCCGCATTTGATGCACTCTGTGAAGAAGGGATAGCAACCTCAGTTTGTAGAGCTCTTGATGAAGTAGCTGATATATCCGTCCCAG GCTCCAAGGACCATGTGAAGGTGCAGGGTGAGATATTAGAGGGTCTCGTGGCGCGTATCGTGAGCAGTGGGAGCGCCAGAGATATGGAAAATGTCTTGAGAGATCATCCTCCACCAACCTGTGATGGAG CTAATCTTGCTCTGGGACTCAGTTTAAGAGAGACATGTGCTGCCAATAGATGTAACGAGGAACAG CAAATAAGAGCGCTTTTAACGAGTGTTGGCCCTAGCTTTTGCCCCAGTGACTTGGATTGGTTTGGAGATGATTCTGTAGAATCTCATTCGAAAAATGCTGACAAATCTGTTGTAACAAAATTTCTGGAATCTCAGCCCGCAGATTATACGACTAGTAAACTACAG GAAATGGTTCGCTTGATGAAGGAAAGACGTCTTCCAGCCGCATTCAAGTGTTACCAGAATTTTCATAGAGCTAATGACGTATCACCTGACAACCTATTTTATAAATTGGTTGTCCATGTGCACAGTGATTCAGGATTTAGGCGTTACCAGAAAGAGATGAG GAATATGCCTGGCTTGTGGCCTTTATATCGAG GTTTCTTTGTTGATATTAATTTGTTCAAGTCAAACAAAGGGAGGGATCCGATGGCTGTGGAATGCATTGATAAAGCGGTCAAAGATGCCGGTGAAAATTGTGGTCAACAAGGAAAGGATGGTTTGGATGATGCTGATGCTAACTTAATGATCAAACTGAAGTTTCTCACATACAAG TTGAGAACCTTTCTGATCCGAAATGGCCTATCAATTCTATTTAAAGAGGGGCCAGCATCTTATAGAGCCTTCTACCTTAG GCGAATGAAAATATGGGGTATTTCAGATGGAAAGCAGAAAGAACTTTGCAAGATGCTTGATGAATG GGCTGCTCACATAAGAAAAAAATGTGGGAATAAGCAGCTATCCTCATCACTATATCTCAGCGAAGCTGAGCCATTCCTGGAGCAGTACGCAGGACGGAGCCCAAAGAATCAGGGTTTGATAGGGTCTGCCGGGAATCTAGTCAGAGCTGAGGACTTCTTGGCCCTTGTTGACGGTGATCTAGATGAAGAAGGCGATCTTGTGAAGAAAGAGAGAGTGGCACCAGCTACTCCTGAGCCAGCTGTGAAGGAAGCTGTGCAGAAGGATGGGGGATTAATTGTATTCTTTCCAG GAATTCCTGGAAGTGCTAAATCTGCACTTTGTAAGGAGTTATTGAACCCCCCAGGTGGCTTAGGAGATGATCGGCCAGTGCATAGTCTGATGGGTGATCTTGTCAAAG GAAAATATTGGCCAAAGGTTGCTGATGAATGTCGTAAAAAGCCACAATCAATTATATTGGCTGACAAAAATGCCCCAAATGAAGACGTCTGGAGACAG ATTGAAGACATGTGTCGGAGAACTAGGGCTACTGCGGTTCCAGTCGTTGCTGATTCCGAAG GAACCGAGTCAAATCCATATTCACTTGATGCCTTGGCTGTTTTCATATTCCGTGTACTTCAAAGAGTTAACCATCCG GGGAATCTGGACAAGGCATCTTCGAATGCAGGCTATGTGATATTGATGTTTTACCACCTCTATGAGGGAAAG AACCGCAAAGAATTTGAAGGTGAATTGATTGAGCGCTTTGGCTCCGTCGTCAAGATACCACTGTTGAGATCAGACAG GAGTCCTTTACCTGTCCCTGTTAAATCGATTCTTGAGGAGGGCATTGACTTGTTCCAGCTCCACAGTAGAAGGCATGGGAG ACTTGAGTCGGCGAAAGGAACATATGCAGTGGAATGGACTAAATGGGAGAACCAGCTGCGCAATACTTTAATTGCAAATTCGGAGTATATCAACTATGTTCAG GTTCCGTTTGAGTCTGCGGTTCAGCAAGTGCGAGAAGAGCTAAAAAGAATCGCAAAGGGTGAATACAAACCACCAAGTTCAGAGAAAACAAAACACGGGTCTATTACATTTGCTGCCATCAACTTGCCTGTAACTCAAGTCCACAGTCTTCTTGAAAAG TTAGCCGCATCAAACCCAACGATGAGATCTTTTCTAGAGGGAAAGAAGAAGAGCATAGAGGAAAAACTTGAAAGGGCTCACGTGACGCTTGCCCACAAGAGAAGCCACGGAGTAG